One window from the genome of Aricia agestis chromosome 6, ilAriAges1.1, whole genome shotgun sequence encodes:
- the LOC121728148 gene encoding uncharacterized protein LOC121728148, translated as MSPNLLKTFVQNRTVEIQELTSTASWRHVRGEHNPADLITRSRNLDDLWGTAMWWDGPQFLHDINIDFNSESYNTSNLPELKSVATVTLTVSQDAGVWFPFQRFSQFNRMKRTMAYLLRFVYNARNKPSERHTGAFDASENNEAELSLARLSQYESYRDVYDCLSKKQSLKNMHASLTKLNLFLDESNLIRVGGRLENYSEFNFNKKHPILISGRHHFALLLFRYEHRRLLHAPPQALVFALRDSWWPVRARDLARKVVHECVTCRRMRGQTLTPIMGNLPRERLQPGYPFLYCGVDYAGPVLILNRKGRGAKSIKSYICLFVCFVTRAVHLELVSDLSSDAYLLSLKRFISRRGKPAEIFSDNGKNFVGLMNDFSKFLSSISGEIKDYALSQNIKFRMNPPYASHFGGLWEAGVKSCKYHLRRTVGNARLTFEELSTVLTQIEAVLNSRPLSPMSSDPHDLLPLSPAHFLVGRPLTSPVFADLHDIPDHRLTRYQRIEKIRQHFWTRWSREYVSELQSRSKWRFQTDDLKENTLVIIKEDNLPPLKWCLGRIIKTYPGKDGVSRVAEIKTATTTVRRAFSKICPLLEIEASSS; from the coding sequence ATGTCACCTAACTTGCTTAAAACGTTTGTCCAGAACCGAACTGTTGAAATTCAGGAATTAACTAGTACTGCTTCGTGGCGTCACGTGAGAGGAGAACATAATCCAGCTGACCTGATCACTCGCAGTCGCAATTTAGACGACCTTTGGGGCACCGCCATGTGGTGGGATGGACCTCAGTTTCTTCACGATATTAATATTGACTTTAATTCGGAGTCCTATAACACCTCAAATTTACCAGAGTTGAAATCTGTTGCAACAGTCACCTTGACTGTTAGTCAGGATGCTGGAGTGTGGTTTCCATTTCAGAGGTTCTCGCAGTTTAATAGAATGAAGCGTACTATGGCGTACTTATTACGGTTTGTTTATAACGCGCGCAATAAACCGAGTGAGAGGCACACGGGCGCGTTCGATGCATCTGAAAATAATGAAGCCGAACTATCCCTCGCTAGACTGTCGCAGTATGAGTCATATCGAGACGTATACGATTGTTTGTCGAAGAAacaatcattaaaaaatatgcacgCTAGTTTAACCAAGTTAAATTTATTTCTCGACGAATCTAATTTGATAAGGGTAGGAGGACGTTTAGAAAATTATTCcgaatttaactttaataaaaaacacCCGATTTTAATTTCAGGCAGACATCATTTTGCTCTATTACTATTTCGTTATGAGCACCGCAGGCTTTTACATGCGCCGCCACAAGCGTTAGTATTTGCTTTGAGGGATTCTTGGTGGCCTGTCAGAGCGCGAGATTTAGCCAGGAAGGTCGTTCATGAGTGTGTCACATGCAGACGAATGCGCGGTCAAACATTAACGCCTATAATGGGCAACCTTCCACGGGAACGCCTTCAACCAGGTTACCCATTTTTATATTGCGGCGTCGATTACGCTGGCCCAGTGCTCATACTAAACCGTAAAGGGAGAGGAGCTAAATCTATTAAATCATACATATGCTTATTCGTATGTTTTGTAACGCGTGCGGTTCACCTGGAGCTGGTGAGTGATCTCTCATCTGATGCTTACCTGCTGTCATTAAAACGTTTCATTTCGCGCCGAGGTAAACCGGCCGAAATTTTCAGTGATAACGGCAAAAATTTTGTTGGTTTAATGAACgacttttcaaaattcctttcaAGTATATCAGGAGAAATTAAAGATTACGCATTAtctcaaaatattaaatttcgaaTGAATCCTCCGTATGCTAGTCATTTCGGTGGTTTATGGGAAGCGGGGGTTAAAAGTTGCAAATATCACTTGCGACGAACCGTAGGCAATGCACGATTGACTTTTGAAGAGCTCAGTACAGTGTTGACTCAAATCGAGGCTGTCCTGAACTCCAGGCCCTTGTCTCCGATGTCAAGTGACCCACACGATCTTTTGCCCCTAAGTCCGGCACACTTCTTGGTCGGCCGCCCATTGACTTCGCCAGTGTTCGCTGACCTGCACGACATCCCCGACCATCGATTGACACGATACCAGAGAATCGAAAAAATCCGTCAGCATTTTTGGACTCGATGGTCACGCGAATACGTCTCTGAACTGCAATCTCGATCCAAGTGGAGATTCCAGACTGACGACCTCAAAGAGAATACACTTGTCATCATCAAAGAAGATAACTTGCCCCCATTGAAATGGTGCCTTGGGCGCATAATCAAGACATACCCAGGAAAGGACGGTGTCTCCAGGGTCGCCGAGATAAAAACAGCAACGACAACGGTCCGACGCGCGTTCTCCAAAATTTGCCCGCTTTTGGAGATTGAAGCATCTTCATCGTAA